GGCCATCTTTTCTACTGTTTCTGAAATTTCCGGTTCTGTTTCTTCTTCATAAATACGGTGCAATTGCTGATGGTACCAGTCTTTGCTGGTTCTGCCGGAAAAATTATCCTTTATCTGGCGCAACCATGAGGTAAAGCTTTTCATTTCAGCGGCGCCCTGGTCGCTCAGTTCATCTGCTTCTTCCGGACTTTTCAGCCGTTTATAGGCGAAATAGTCGTCAGTATATAAAGGTTGAAAGATCAGTTCTGTATCTGCGGTTTCTTCTACTGCCAATGGGAATATTTTAATGGGTCCGGACGACTCAGGCTCATCGTCGCTGTTGGCATCACTGGCAGTGATGCTTTCCACGTCCGGAGGTTGTACGCCGGCCGCTGTATGGGCGGGGTTTTCGGCGGGTTCATAATCGGCCACGGCTTCCAGCGGTGCTGTTTCAATTGCCTCGCTGGCCAATGGCTGTTCCTGCATAAGAGGTATTACTTCTTCGCGAGATGCAGTATGGGTGGGTGCTTCCACTGCGTCACCGGCTATCGGTTGTTCCTGCATAAGAGGTATCACTTCTTCGCGAGATGTCGTATGGGCGGCAGCTTCCACTGCGTCACCGGCTATCAGTTGTTCCTGTATAACAGGTATTACTTCTTCGTGGAAAGCGACAGGGGCAGCTTCTTCTTCCTGCATCAGCGCAACTGGCTCCTCCACTGTGTTTTCCAGCACCAAAGGAGCAGTTGTTTCTTCAGAGGCCGGCAGCACAGCTGCTTCCTGCACTTCTGCAGCAGCCGTTGCTGCCGCTGAAGGGATATCCTCTTCCGGCAGGCTATCATCCGGTATAACCGGCGCCACGCGGGTTTCTACTTCCTGTAATACCTGTTCTGCCGTGATCACACGATAGGCATGATGTGGCTGACCGGTATATAGCAACGCCTGTTTAACAGCTGTTTCATGCAGGTTGCCGGTTTGCTGAAATACCTTTTGGGCCAGCAACAGGCGTGCAGCGGCGAAATACGGGTGGTCTGCCACCAGTTGTTCCATGGCCGCTTCATCCACCTCCCGCAGGGAAGGTTGCTGAAACACATGCGCTATAATCCTGTTTACCGTCATAGGTTACTAATGTAGTAAAAAATGAATTTACATTACCAGTTTGCAAACGCCCTGTTGAAGATATCATCGATGATACCAGGGATGATCTTGTCGTCGAGCAGGCCATTTTCCACACTGCTGGGCAACTGCGATGCCGAGAACTCCCCAGAGCGGGTGAACGACTGGGTGAATCCTTTTTTATCGCCTATACGTTTGATGAAGGTTACATTTACGGTCACATTCAAACGGGAAGTGGCCGCTTTATCCACGTCGGTTACCGCGGCGTTGGAGAAGGAGTAGCCGGTAATGGTGGCCTTGAACTCATAGTCGGCCCTCGGTTCTGTTTCATTCACCTGCGTCAGACGGGTCTGGGAAGTGATTTTATCGCGCAACTTCTGAGTCAGTTTCTGGCTCAGGGTTGGGTTATTGATGGGCGCGCGGTTTTCTATAAATCGAACATTTACAGTTTTAGCCTCCTGATCGATACTGGCGCCTGTGGTAGAGTATTTAACACTACAGCCGGCCAGCATGGCCAGAAACGATATAGATATGAATAATCTGATATTACGGATCATTGTGATGCTGATATTAAAAATTCGTTTATTCGGCGATGTTATATTCTTTTAATTTGCGGTAAAGCGTTCTCTCGGAAATCCCCAGATCAAGTGCGGCGTCTTTACGTTTACCCTTGTGCTTTTTCAGTGCTTTCACAATGAGTTCTTTCTCCTTGTCGGCAATAGATAAGGTTTCTTCCACCTCTTCATGATGATCTATTTTATTATCGGCGATGATAATCGGCTGCGTGCTGCTAAGGCCAGGAGCCGCTGGTGTAGCTACTTCCGGAGCAGAAGGGTAACTGTGCAATACATGATTATCCGGATGGTATTCTGCAGTATGCGCAACATTGGGATTCTGCAGGATATCGAAAAACATTTTCTTCACCTCAGTCACATCTTTCTTCATGTCGAAGAAAAGCTTGTACAGGATATCTCTTTCGCTGGCGAAATCGCTGTTCTGCTGCTGAGGCGCTGCCAGCATTGGCAGGCGGTTTACTTCCGGCTGTTCCGGCAGGAAGCGCTTCAGATCGTTAGCGGTAACCAGTTTATCCGTAGCAAGAACGGAAATCTGCTCTGCAATATTTTTCAGTTCGCGGATATTTCCCCTCCAGGTATAGTTGACGAGTATATTACGCGCTTCTTCATCCAATTGTATGGCAGGTGTTTTATATTTTTCGGAGAAGTCGACCGAAAACTTTCTGAACAGCAGCGGAATATCTTCCTTGCGGTCGCGCAGCGCAGGTACGCGGATAGGTACCGTATTGAGCCTGTAGTAAAGATCTTCACGGAATTTTCCCTGTTGGGTGCGTTCCAGCAGATCCCTGTTGGTAGCGGCTACCACGCGTACATCGGTTTTTTGTACTTTGGAAGAACCCACCCTGATATATTCCCCGGTTTCCAGTACACGGAGCAGGCGGGCCTGGGTGCCCATTGGCATTTCCCCGATTTCGTCGAGGAAAATAGTGCCACCGTTCACCGTTTCGAAATAGCCTTTGCGGCTGTCGACAGCTCCGGTAAAGGAGCCTTTTTCATGACCAAAGAGTTCCGAATCGATGGTTCCTTCCGGAATGGCGCCGCAGTTAACGGCTATGAACGGATTATGTTTCCTGGCGCTCAGGGCATGAATAATCTGTGAAAAAACTTCTTTACCAACACCACTTTCACCATTAATGAGTACGGTGAGGTCGGTATTGGCTACCTGAACAGCCACCTGCAATGCGTAGTTGAGAGCAGGGCTACTACCAATAATGCCAAACCTGTTTTTTATAGCCTGAATGTCCATAAGCGGTTATTCGTAAGTTTGATGGTTTAAAATTGTTTCAGCGTTTTGCATGGTAACCAACACTGAATATTAGTAATGTTGCCAGCCCTCTACTCAACAGCCTTTCCTATCAACGTACCTGAAGTACAGCTTTCCACTTTCACCATTACATAATCACCTTTTTTATAGCGCTCCTTAGGGAACACTATCGCCTTGTTCTGATCGTTACGGCCAAAGAGGTCATCTTCTGAGCGTTTGGAAAAGCCTTCTACCAGTACTTTGAAGGTTTTACCTATTTCTTTTTCCATGTTTTCCTGAGAATGCCGGCGGTGAAGCTCCACTATTTCAGCTAACCGTCTTTTCTTTACATCTTCCGGTACATCATCCTGATAACGACGCTCCGCCAATGTACCCGGGCGTTCAGAGTAGAAATACATATATGCCAGATCGTAATGGGCATATTCCATCAGGCTAAGCGTTTGCTGGTGGTCTTCTTCTGTTTCTGTGCAGAAGCCGGCGATCACGTCGGTCGACAAGCCACAATCGGGCAACAGCTCACGGATGCGTTCTACCTTTTTGATATACCATTCCCTGGTGTAAGTACGGTTCATCAGCTGTAATATACGGGAGCTGCCGCTTTGTACCGGCAGATGGATATAATTACAAATATTCTCGTATTTCTGCATGATGAACAACACTTCATCCGTAATATCTTTCGGATGGGAAGTGCTGAAACGCACGCGGAGCAATGGATCGATGAGAGCAACCCTCTCCAGCAGCATCGCGAACGTAACGGTTTCGCTGTCATCCGGACTGGTCCAGTAGTAGGAATCCACGTTCTGACCCAGCAGGGTGACCTCACGATAGCCATTCCGGAACAATTCTGCAGCTTCTCTAACAATGGAGTAGGCGTCGCGACTGCGCTCCCGGCCACGGGTAAATGGTACCACACAAAAGGCGCACATGTTATTGCAACCCCGCATAATGGATACGAAAGATGTAACTCCGTTCTGATCCAGTCGTACCGGGCTGATATCTCCATAGGTTTCTTCGCGGCTCAGCAAAACGTTCACGGATTTCTGTCCGCCTTCTGCTTCTGCGATCAGGGCAGGCAGGCTGCGGTAAGCGTCGGGGCCCACTACCAGGTCTACCAGTTTTTCTTCATCCAGCAGTTTGGCTTTGATACGTTCAGCCATACATCCCAGTACGCCTACCAGCATTCCCGGCGTTTGTTCCTTTATTTTTTTGAATTCGGTAAGACGTTTACGCACTGTTTGTTCCGCTTTCTCGCGGATGGAACAGGTGTTTACCAGTATCAGGCTGGCTTCTTCGGCATTCCGGGTAGGACCATAGCCTTCTTCTCCGAGTATGGAGGCTACAATTTCACTATCATTGAAGTTCATCGCACAGCCATAGCTCTCAATGTAGAATTTTTTAGTATATGTTTGGGTGCCGGCCGCTGTGGGAGCATAAGCTTCTCCCTGGCGACTTTCATCATGCACTTTGGTATCCAGATCTAGCATCCTGACAAAAATTTTGGAAAGCAAAAATAGGCAAAAAAAAATAACAAAATGACAGAATGGCAGAATGGAATGAAGAATTGGGAATGAAGAATTAAGAATGAAAGCGAAGAACTTAGCGATTGACAATACTATCCGCTAAGTTCTTCGCTTTCATTCTTAATTCTTCATTCCCAATTCTCAATTCGTAATTGCCAGTTTTCTGGCAATCCACGAATCTTTCAAGGGCACCAGCCAGTTCTTATCCAGATCCTGTTTGGTTAGTACGGTGTTGTTCAGATAGAGGGTATTTTCGTTGATATACCCTTTTTCAAGCGCGTAGGCCACCTGCGCCATGGGCAGGAGTTGTACTTTATCGTTGACGAGGAAGCCCAGCAGGAGGCGATCGAAAAGATTGACCTCGTACTGTTTTTCCAGGCTCTTGATGATACGAACGGAACTATCTGTGCTGCAACCACTTACGGTTGTTTGTGTTTCGTCGGCCAGCAGTACTATTACCTGGTTCAACACTACACCGCCCCATCCTTTCACAGGATCGCCATGGGCATTCCACTGGGCAGTGAACTGATGAAGCTGCTCGTTGATCTCCAATATCTCCTGTTCATTAAATGGTCTGTTGCTCTGGTAGATCCAAACCCTGGAGGAGGGAGAAAATCCTTCAGGGAAGATATTGCTGCTATTCATGGTACAAATTTAAGTAAATGAAATTACTTCATGCTTTCGGCGATCAGCTCTGCGATATCCAGTACCTTGACTGAATCTTCCTTACCGGCTTCTTTTACGCCGTCGGTGAGCATAGTCATACAGAATGGGCAGTTCGCGGCGATCACAGATGCCCCGGTAGCCACCGCTTCATTTCCACGCTCGAAATTGATACGGGTGGCGCCTTTCTCTTCTTCCTTAAACATCTGCGCGCCACCGGCACCGCAACAAAGCCCTTTGCTACGGCAACGCTTCATTTCCACCAGCTCAGCATCCAGCACCTCGAGTACCTTCCGGGGAGCTTCATATATGCTGTTGGCACGGCCCAGATAACAGGAGTCGTGGTAAGTGATCTTTTTTCCCTTGAAGGAGCCACCTTCCTGCATTTTTATTTTCCCTTCATCAATGAGGGATTGGAGGAAAGTGGTATGATGTATGACTTCGTAGTGGCCGCCGAGTGCCGGATATTCATTTTTAAGTGTATTGAAGCAATGAGGGCAGGCAGTAACAATTTTCTTCACCGCATACATATTCAGGAGCTGTATATTGTTCTGGGCCATCATCTGGAAGATGAATTCATTGCCGGCCCTTCTTGCCGGGTCGCCTGTACAGTTTTCTTCCTTACCCAGGATCGCAAATTTGATCCCTACTTTATCGAGAATGGTAGCAAAAGCCCGGGTGATCTTCTGGGCACGCTGATCGAAACTTCCCGCGCATCCTACCCAGAACAGTACTTCCGGGGTTTCTCCATTCGCGGCATATTCTGCCATTGTCTTAATATGCATTCCTAAGAGTTTAAATTAATTAAGTCAGATGCTGGTCCATTTGTCGCGATCGTCCATGCTGAACTTCCACGGGGCCATATTATTTTCGATGTTACTGAACATCCCTGTCCATTCAGCCGGAGCACTGGATTCTTCCATAACCAGGTGCCGGCGCAGCTGCAGTATAATGTCGAGGGGACTGATGCTAACCGGGCATTCCTGTACACAGGCGTTGCAGGTGGTACATGCGCGTAATTCTTCTTCCGAAATATAATCCCGCAACAAGCTTTTATTATCATCCTGGAAACTGCCGTTAGCGCTGATGTTGCGTCCTACTTCTTCGAGGCGGTCGCGGGTGTCCATCATGATTTTGCGGGGCGAAAGCCGCTTGCCGGTGATGTTAGCCGGGCAGGCCGCACTGCATCTGCCGCATTCTGTACAGCTATAGGCATCCAGCAGATTTTTCCAGGTAAGGTCTGTAACGTCTTTTGCGCCAAATTTAGGCATAGTGGTAGTTGCCGGTTCATTAGCCGCCAGCTCGGGCTGCAGCATCAATTGTACTTCATGTTGTACTGCAGGCATATTCTCCATTTCTCCTTTAGGCTCCAGGCTGGAGTAGTAGGCATTGGGAAATGCCAGGATAATGTGCAGGTGCTTGGAATAGGGGAGGTAGTTGAGAAATGCCAGTACACCTAAGATATGCAGCCACCAGCAACCACGTTCCAGCGCGGTCAGCGTGGTGTCGGACAAACCGTTGAACAAAGGGGTGAACATCCCGGTTATCCAGAAATTACCGGTGGGCAGGTAATGAGCTGCCCCTCTTGTCTGTAGCGTAAGGTCGGCCGTATTCATGGTCAGGAACAAGGTCATGAGCGCTATCTCCGTGATGAGGATATAATTGGCATCAGAACGCGGCCAGCCATCCAGGTCTTTGCTTCTGAAGCGCATGATCTTCAGGATATTCCTGCGTATCAGGAAGATGGCACAACCGGTGATCACCAGCACGGCCAGTATTTCAAATAGACTGATCAGCACAGGATAGAGATCTCCTAAAACGGGAACGAATAAACGATGTTTACCCAGTATCCCATCGAGTATGATTTCCAGTATCTCGATATTAATGATCAGGAAGCCAGCGTATACAAAGAAGTGAAGGACAGCTACCAGTGGGTTGCGGAACATCTTTTTCTGACCGAATGCGAGTAACAGTACATTTTTCCAACGTTGGTCAGGGTGGTCGTTCAGGTCTTTATCGCGACCCAGCAGGATGTTTTGCCGTATTCTGCCAGCCTTCCGGGAAAAGAGGTAGACGGCGGCTCCAAATAGGATTACAAATAACAGTTCTTGTACAATATGCATTATATCAGATTTGACTCCCTAATTTAGGGCTTTTTTGACTGCCGGCCAGCAGCTTTAGGCTTTCGTTTTTTATGTCAGGGGCTTTTTAATTTTTTCGTTAAAAGCGGACGACTAATACCTAATTGCTTATTTTTGCGGCTATGGAAAGCAGGAATATCATTCTCACACAGGATATCATTCAAAAGAAACTCGAGCGCATCGCTTATGAGATATACGAACTTAACAGCGACGGTACCGATATTATACTGGCTGGTATATGGGACCGCGGTGTGATCATTGCTCATAAAATAGCGGCTATCCTGGGGCAGATTTCTCCGCTTAAAACACATATCATAGAATTGCGGCTGGATAAGCAGCATCCGGGAGAAGTGAAAGTTTCTGAGGCGATCGACTTTACAGACAAAGTGGTAGTAGTAGTGGATGATGTGGCTAACTCAGGTCGTACGATGTTATATGCCCTGAAGCCCCTGTTGGAATACCTGCCTAAGAAAATACAAACGGCCGTGCTGGTAGACCGCAGGCATAAATCTTTCCCGCTTTCTGTTGATTTTGTTGGATATTCACTGGCCACCACCATGCAGGACATGGTACTGGTAGAAATGAACGGAGAAGAAATTGTATCGGCTTATTTCGAATAATTAAAACCAGAGTGCATGTAACTTCGCTGTGCCGGCCGAATTGATCTCCAGCGCCGGAGCAGGAAATTTCACCATATTCAATACCTGCAATAATACTTTCACACCTTTTTTCCGGGTGGGGATCTTCGTAAAATCCACATCCGGAGAAATATAGAAGCGCCGCAACCGGGGAATATGACTATAGTCCCTCTCTATACCGTGGGCGTCTGTCCAGGTATTGTCCGTGCCACCCAGCATTCCCTGTGCGCCGTATCCTATTGCTACGTTCAGCCATTTGGGTAAGTGACTGTCTTTCCGGAACGACCACAGGTTTACAGACAGCCAATAGGTTTGTCCGTTGTAGTCTTTCAGCGTCCGTTCCCAATAGGGATCTCCGAACAGCTGTTTGGCTTTGTCGTGCAACACAGGATCGCTGTATCGTTCGGGATGTGCGGAAAATTTCATTTGTATCCTTTGTTCGTTCCAGGCAAGTTCCTGGCTGATCAGCATACCGGAACCGATGGCGTTGGCGGCCATGTCGCCCCAGGAAAAGCCCCATTCAGCGGAGAATCCGTCCAGTATTTCAATGACTGATTGATACCCAAGGCCGCTCAGCCCTCCGATCCAGATCTGTTGCTTTCTCGGCAAGCCCGACCAGCGCCACATTTCGCGGCTGTATTTTCCTATAAAGTAAGCGCTGAATATGTGTCCGGCTTTATCCATCTGGTTCCATTCGCCCATATCGTTGAAGAAATGAAAGCCGGAGCGGGGATAGCCTTTATACCAGGCAACATTAAGCGCAGCAAGACTGGCGCCATAGAGTGCAACGGTGGTGCCGCTCAGCAGCCATACATGGGATTTGACAGTAGTATCGGGTATAGAGAAGAACGGCACTTTTTTTTGTGCCCTGCTGTTCATGGTTAACAGCAATATCAGGAAGATAAGCAGTGGTTTTTTCATGTAAGCAGCTGATGAGAATTAAGAATAGAGAATGAGGAAATTAAGAATGATGAGCGAAGACCAAAGCGATTGACCACGTTTGTAATCGCTTTGGTCTTCGCTCATCATTCTTAATTTCCTCATTCTCTATTCTTAATTAGTCAGTTTCAGATCCTGAATAATACCATTTATTTTCTGATCCAGTTGGGCTGTTACTTTATCAAAGTCGGCCGCACTTGCCAGTGGAGCATTGACGCTGAAGTAAAATTTGATTTTAGGTTCTGTTCCTGACGGACGGGCGGATATTTTGCTGCCGTCGGCGAGCAGAAACTGCAGTACATTGGATTTGGGAAGATCCAATGGCTTGATATCACCGGTTTTAATATCCCTGATCTGCTGCAGTTGATAGTCATACAGGGTTACTACCGGGGAGCCATTGATGGCAGCCGGCGGGTTTTCCCTGTAACCACGCATCATTTCGGCAATTTCTTCTGCTCCTCTCATACCTTTTTTGGTAATAGAGATCAGATGTTCTTTATAATAACCGTAGCGGACATAAATATTAATCAGTTCCTCGAAGAGGGATTTTCCCTGGCTGCGGGCATATGCTGCCATCTCACAGATCATGGCTACAGAAGCCACTGCATCCTTGTCGCGTACATTCTGGCCAATCATATAACCGTACGACTCTTCACCGCCACAGATAAAGTTTTCCTGTGCTTCTTTGCGACGGATCATATCGGCAATCCATTTAAAGCCGGTCAGTACATTATAGCAATTGATATTGTTTTTTGCAGCAAATACATCGATGAGATCGGATGTTACCACCGTTTTCGCGATATAATCGTTGGGTTTAGCCAGCCCTTTACGTTTGCGGGCTTCAACGATATAGTTGAACAGCAGTACGCCGGTCTGGTTGCCATTGAGGAGTATCCATTCGCCTTTCAGATCCTTTACGGCAATGCCTACACGATCAGCGTCAGGGTCCGTTCCGAGCAGGATGTCTGCATCCAGTTCTTTGGCTTTTTTCAGGCCCAGGCTCATCGCTTCGGATTCTTCCGGGTTGGGATATACCACGGTCGGGAAGTTGCCATCCGGTGTAGCCTGCTCCTGTACAATATTAACATTGGTGAACCCATAACGCTCCAGTACCTGGGGCACCTGGGTAATACCGGTACCGTGGATTGGGGTGTATACTATTTTAAGGTCGTGTTGCTGTTTATTGATCTCAGGGTTGATAGACAGGCTCACCAGCTCTTTTCTGTAAGCCTCATCCACCTCCTCACCTATGATAGTGATATTGGCCTCGCCTCCGGTCCATTTTACATCATCCGGAGAAGCAATGCTCTCTACTTCGTGGATCACGTTACTGTCGTGCGGCGGAACCAGTTGGGCGCCATCGTTCCAGTAAGCTTTATAACCGTTGTACTCCCGGGGGTTATGGGAGGCAGTAAGCACTACTCCGCCATGGCATTGAAGGTGACGGATGGTGAAAGATAACTCCGGGGTTGGACGGAGGCTTTCAAAGAGAAATACTTTGATACCATTGGCCGCAAATACATTGGCTACTGTTTCGGCGAAAAAGCGTGCATTATTGCGGCTGTCGTGCGCAATGGCTACTTTGATTTCACCGGAAAAGCTCTTTTTGAGGTAGTTGGCAAAGCCCTGGGTAGCCATACCTATGGTATATTTATTCATGCGGTTGGTACCCACGCCCATGATACCTCTCAGGCCTCCGGTACCGAATTCGAGGTTACGATAAAAAGCATCGGTGAGCTCATCGGAGTTGCTTTCCTGCATTTTCCGGATAGTGGCGATGGTTTCCGGGTCGAAATTACCATTGAGCCACTGAGATACTTTGTTTTGAATATTAATATCCATGGTACTTATTTTGTAAGCCGTCAATCATAAATGGATTGTAAAGTAAAAATAAAAAAATGAATGTCCGAAATTACAGCCCCCAAAAAGAGATGGAAAATCGATGGTATTGGTTAATTTTGCGGCCATGAGGCGGTATGAAGATACTTATAAACAAAAAGGATTACGTAAACAGCTGGTTGATGGCA
The genomic region above belongs to Chitinophaga sp. 180180018-3 and contains:
- a CDS encoding phosphoribosyltransferase family protein, yielding MESRNIILTQDIIQKKLERIAYEIYELNSDGTDIILAGIWDRGVIIAHKIAAILGQISPLKTHIIELRLDKQHPGEVKVSEAIDFTDKVVVVVDDVANSGRTMLYALKPLLEYLPKKIQTAVLVDRRHKSFPLSVDFVGYSLATTMQDMVLVEMNGEEIVSAYFE
- a CDS encoding DUF2279 domain-containing protein gives rise to the protein MKKPLLIFLILLLTMNSRAQKKVPFFSIPDTTVKSHVWLLSGTTVALYGASLAALNVAWYKGYPRSGFHFFNDMGEWNQMDKAGHIFSAYFIGKYSREMWRWSGLPRKQQIWIGGLSGLGYQSVIEILDGFSAEWGFSWGDMAANAIGSGMLISQELAWNEQRIQMKFSAHPERYSDPVLHDKAKQLFGDPYWERTLKDYNGQTYWLSVNLWSFRKDSHLPKWLNVAIGYGAQGMLGGTDNTWTDAHGIERDYSHIPRLRRFYISPDVDFTKIPTRKKGVKVLLQVLNMVKFPAPALEINSAGTAKLHALWF
- a CDS encoding LptE family protein, yielding MIRNIRLFISISFLAMLAGCSVKYSTTGASIDQEAKTVNVRFIENRAPINNPTLSQKLTQKLRDKITSQTRLTQVNETEPRADYEFKATITGYSFSNAAVTDVDKAATSRLNVTVNVTFIKRIGDKKGFTQSFTRSGEFSASQLPSSVENGLLDDKIIPGIIDDIFNRAFANW
- the miaB gene encoding tRNA (N6-isopentenyl adenosine(37)-C2)-methylthiotransferase MiaB, which gives rise to MLDLDTKVHDESRQGEAYAPTAAGTQTYTKKFYIESYGCAMNFNDSEIVASILGEEGYGPTRNAEEASLILVNTCSIREKAEQTVRKRLTEFKKIKEQTPGMLVGVLGCMAERIKAKLLDEEKLVDLVVGPDAYRSLPALIAEAEGGQKSVNVLLSREETYGDISPVRLDQNGVTSFVSIMRGCNNMCAFCVVPFTRGRERSRDAYSIVREAAELFRNGYREVTLLGQNVDSYYWTSPDDSETVTFAMLLERVALIDPLLRVRFSTSHPKDITDEVLFIMQKYENICNYIHLPVQSGSSRILQLMNRTYTREWYIKKVERIRELLPDCGLSTDVIAGFCTETEEDHQQTLSLMEYAHYDLAYMYFYSERPGTLAERRYQDDVPEDVKKRRLAEIVELHRRHSQENMEKEIGKTFKVLVEGFSKRSEDDLFGRNDQNKAIVFPKERYKKGDYVMVKVESCTSGTLIGKAVE
- a CDS encoding phospho-sugar mutase, yielding MDINIQNKVSQWLNGNFDPETIATIRKMQESNSDELTDAFYRNLEFGTGGLRGIMGVGTNRMNKYTIGMATQGFANYLKKSFSGEIKVAIAHDSRNNARFFAETVANVFAANGIKVFLFESLRPTPELSFTIRHLQCHGGVVLTASHNPREYNGYKAYWNDGAQLVPPHDSNVIHEVESIASPDDVKWTGGEANITIIGEEVDEAYRKELVSLSINPEINKQQHDLKIVYTPIHGTGITQVPQVLERYGFTNVNIVQEQATPDGNFPTVVYPNPEESEAMSLGLKKAKELDADILLGTDPDADRVGIAVKDLKGEWILLNGNQTGVLLFNYIVEARKRKGLAKPNDYIAKTVVTSDLIDVFAAKNNINCYNVLTGFKWIADMIRRKEAQENFICGGEESYGYMIGQNVRDKDAVASVAMICEMAAYARSQGKSLFEELINIYVRYGYYKEHLISITKKGMRGAEEIAEMMRGYRENPPAAINGSPVVTLYDYQLQQIRDIKTGDIKPLDLPKSNVLQFLLADGSKISARPSGTEPKIKFYFSVNAPLASAADFDKVTAQLDQKINGIIQDLKLTN
- a CDS encoding sigma-54 dependent transcriptional regulator; translation: MDIQAIKNRFGIIGSSPALNYALQVAVQVANTDLTVLINGESGVGKEVFSQIIHALSARKHNPFIAVNCGAIPEGTIDSELFGHEKGSFTGAVDSRKGYFETVNGGTIFLDEIGEMPMGTQARLLRVLETGEYIRVGSSKVQKTDVRVVAATNRDLLERTQQGKFREDLYYRLNTVPIRVPALRDRKEDIPLLFRKFSVDFSEKYKTPAIQLDEEARNILVNYTWRGNIRELKNIAEQISVLATDKLVTANDLKRFLPEQPEVNRLPMLAAPQQQNSDFASERDILYKLFFDMKKDVTEVKKMFFDILQNPNVAHTAEYHPDNHVLHSYPSAPEVATPAAPGLSSTQPIIIADNKIDHHEEVEETLSIADKEKELIVKALKKHKGKRKDAALDLGISERTLYRKLKEYNIAE
- a CDS encoding (Fe-S)-binding protein yields the protein MHIVQELLFVILFGAAVYLFSRKAGRIRQNILLGRDKDLNDHPDQRWKNVLLLAFGQKKMFRNPLVAVLHFFVYAGFLIINIEILEIILDGILGKHRLFVPVLGDLYPVLISLFEILAVLVITGCAIFLIRRNILKIMRFRSKDLDGWPRSDANYILITEIALMTLFLTMNTADLTLQTRGAAHYLPTGNFWITGMFTPLFNGLSDTTLTALERGCWWLHILGVLAFLNYLPYSKHLHIILAFPNAYYSSLEPKGEMENMPAVQHEVQLMLQPELAANEPATTTMPKFGAKDVTDLTWKNLLDAYSCTECGRCSAACPANITGKRLSPRKIMMDTRDRLEEVGRNISANGSFQDDNKSLLRDYISEEELRACTTCNACVQECPVSISPLDIILQLRRHLVMEESSAPAEWTGMFSNIENNMAPWKFSMDDRDKWTSI
- a CDS encoding (Fe-S)-binding protein, whose translation is MHIKTMAEYAANGETPEVLFWVGCAGSFDQRAQKITRAFATILDKVGIKFAILGKEENCTGDPARRAGNEFIFQMMAQNNIQLLNMYAVKKIVTACPHCFNTLKNEYPALGGHYEVIHHTTFLQSLIDEGKIKMQEGGSFKGKKITYHDSCYLGRANSIYEAPRKVLEVLDAELVEMKRCRSKGLCCGAGGAQMFKEEEKGATRINFERGNEAVATGASVIAANCPFCMTMLTDGVKEAGKEDSVKVLDIAELIAESMK